In Leptolyngbya sp. NIES-2104, the genomic window TAGAGTTCGCCGCGAATGGCTTGTTTCATTTCTCTCACCGCTCGTTCTAAACCAACGAGAACGGCGCGACTAATGATCGTGTGTCCAATATTCAATTCTTCCATGCCGGGGAGTCGTGCGATCGGTTGAACGTTCCAATAGGTCAATCCGTGTCCGGCATTAATTCGGAGTCCAGCCGCGATCGCAATTTCACACCCCTGCGCCAGAATCTCTAATTCCTTCGCTTGTCCTTCTTCGGAATATGATCCGGCATATTGTCCGGTGTGCAGTTCGATGAATTTTGCACCTGTGGCAGCGGACGCTTCAATTTGTTCAAAATCAGCATCGATAAAGAGACTGACTGGAATTCCTGCACTTTGCAGCGTTCCAACCACTTCAGTCATGCGCTGGAGTTGTCCCGCGATTTCGAGTCCGCCTTCGGTCGTGACTTCCTCGCGTTTTTCAGGAACGAGGGTGACGTAATCGGGTTTGATATCGAGTGCGATCGATACCATTTCATCGGTCGCAGCCATTTCTAGGTTCAAATGAGTGCGAACGGTTTGACGCAGAAGTTGGACATCGTGATCTTGAATGTGACGGCGATCTTCGCGTAAGTGAACGGTGATGCCGTCAGCTCCAGCAAGTTCGGCGAGGACGGCAGCGGCAACGGGATCAGGCTCAACCGTACGGCGAGCTTGGCGGATGGTTGCGATGTGGTCAATGTTGACACCAAGAGTAGGCAAAGTTCGGCTCCCAAAGCTTCAGGCAATTATTTTATCGCGTTCGTTTCAGGTTCTGCGTTTAGCGGATGTTTGAAAAATGGTCGATCGTTGCCACATCCCGCCCTGAAATGAATTTTGGGCTAATCGACGAAAGTCCTTTGAAAAGGACTAAGAAACTGCAACTGGCTCCGAGTCTACTGAAGTAGACTTTCCACCATTAGCCCGAAATTCTATTTCAGGGCGAGACGCAATCGAAGCGAAATGACTTTTTATGCTTTTCAAACACTCTCTTAGATAGAGTGAAGCGCGATCGAGAATCCGTATTCTGAAAAAAGATTGCAATTCTTAATCGAAGAAATTAAGAAACATTTCTAAGATCGTTGAATTTCGTTAAAATTTGCTTAACGAAACGATACAAATACTCACCCATCGAGCCTCGTTATGCTAAATCCTGCCTTTATCCTGCGACGGTTATCGACTGTTCTTGCCGTTTCGATTCTCACGCTTACCTTGGTCGCTGCAACTTCTGGAATTTTGATTGCGTTTTATTACATTCCGACAGCGGGCGGCGCATACGATTCTCTGCAACAGATTGATACAGAAGTTCCTTATGGTTGGCTGGTTCACACCCTACACAATTTGTCGGGCAACTTCGTGATCGTATTGGGTCTTGTGCAAATCGTCGTAATGTTCTTGGGTGAGCGGTTCCGCCGCAGTTGGTTAACGGCTTGGATTAGCGGAATTTTCTTTACGCTGAGCGCGATCGGTCTAAGCTGGACGGCAATGATTCTCAACTGGAATCAACTCGGTTTCTGGCGGCTCAAAATCGAATTGGGCACGATCGAGGCGATTCCCTTCATCGGTGCAACTTTACGCGACATTATCACGGGTGGATCAGTTGGAACGTTGACGGTCGCTCATTTGTACACGCTGCATAGTTATGTGGTTTCGTTAGCGGCACTCGGATTATCGATCGTGCATTTAGGCGCGTTGCTGTTTCAAGAAAAAGAGATGCAGGCAGAAAAAGTTGCGACTCCTGTGGTTAAACCTGTTCCGCAACCAGAAATTGAACAACAGCCTGCACTTGCAACGGATTCGGAAGTACAATCCCCTATCTAGAGGAATTTCAATCGTCCCAGTCTCGGATACGATAATTCTGCATCTTCGTTCCTCAGAGCCTCAACATGCGGCTATCGAGATTTAAATTGAGTGCGGTGTCACCGAAGCAACTCGCAGTTTTTGAGGCGTGCTTAATCGGATTCGTATCAGGATTGGCGGCGGTTGCTCTCAAGCAAGGAGTCGGCTGGCTTGGTCAGTGGCGATTACAAACCGCGACGATTTATCCTGCTTGGATTGTCCTACCGGCGATCGGCATTTTGGCGGGATTGTTGGCAGGGTGGATCATTGAACAATTCGCACCCGAAGCCGCAGGAAGCGGAATTCCTCAAGTCAAAGCGGCTTTGGGTGGCGTTTCGAGTGCTTTGAATGTGAGAGTGGCGATCGCGAAACTCGTCACCACGTTACTCGCACTCGGATCAGGTTTAAATTTAGGACGGCAAGGTCCAACGGTTCAAATCGGAGCCGCGATCGCAGCGCAGTTAAGCGATTGGGTTCCGACTTCTCCGATTCACCGCAGACAATTGATCGCAGCGGGAGCGGCGGCGGGATTAGCGGCGGGATTTAATGCCCCGATCGCTGGTGTTTTATTCGTTGTCGAAGAGCTTTTACAGGATGTCTCAGGGCTGACTCTGGGAACGGCAATCTTGGCATCGTTTGTGGGTGCGGTGGTATCGAGACTTTTAGGAGGAAACGGATTTAACGGCACTCCATACGGAATCGAGGTTATGACGAGCTTCAGTGTCGAATCGATTCCGATCTTTTTGCTGGTGGGAGTGGTATCGGGACTGCTTGGATCGCTGTTTGTTCGGGGAATTCTGTTTAGCTTAAAAGTAAACAGCAAGATCTTGAATTGGAGTTTACCGTTTCGGATTGCGTTTGCAGGGGGACTTTCTGGATTAGCGATCGCGATTCTTCCGGGTGCTCTCCGCGATGGTGCCAGTCTTCAAGAAGTTTGGATTACGGGTGAATGGGGTTGGCGAATTACTGCGGTCATTTTCATCACCAAATTTATTCTGACTCTAGTTGCATTTGGGTCAGGTGCGCCGGGTGGATTGTTTGCGCCTTCGTTGATTTTGGGATCTGCGCTCGGTTATCTCATTAGTTTTGCGGCTCAGAGTATTGAAAATGCTGGAGTTCCGCTCGGTTTGGATCTGAGTGAATCACTGACCACAACCGCAGCACTGACGGGAATGGGAGCATTTTTTAGTGCGGTGACTCGTGGACCAATTACCGCGATCGTCATTGTCTTCGAGATGACCACGGATTTCAATATTGTTCTACCGTTGATGATTGGATCTGTGACCGCTTATTTAGTTGCAGAAAGTACATTTAGTGGGTCGATTTATAAACATTTATTGGAATATCGAGGAATACAACTGCAATCAAATCCAGAAATGGAAACGCGGTTGTCTGGTTTGATTGCGGAAGATTTAATGCAGCGACGAGTCGAAACGTTATCGAGTCAGATTAGTTTAGATGAAGCAATTCAGGCATTTTCTCGATCGCATCATCGCGGCTTTCCCGTGATTGACAATGGAATCTTAGTTGGAATCGTAACAGAAACAGATTTATCTCACATCACTGAACGCTGTTTAGATCACACTCAGCCTTTGAGTGAAATCATGACTCCCAGACCTGTGACTGTGCATCCTAAAGATCCGTTAAGTCAGGTTTTATATTTACTGAATCGCTACAAGATCAGTCGCTTACCTGTGATCGATCGTAGAAAATTAGTCGGCATTATCACCCGCGCTGATATCATTCGAGCCGAATCCGATAAGCTCTCGAACTCGACCCAAATTGGACCGCAACCAGAGCCGTCTTACGTGGTTTATCAAACTCGCGCACCAGAAACCGGAAAAGGTCGGGTATTAGTGCCGATCGCGAATCCTCAAACCGCAGGACGACTCTTACAAATGGCAGCCGCGATCGCACACGATCGAGAATACGAATTGGAATGTTTGCAGGTTATCCCGATCGCCCGTCATCGCAATCCTGCCGAAACCGCCGTTTCAACCACAATCAGCCGCAAACTTCTCAAAAAAGCCGCCCACTTAGGAAAACAATGGGATATTTCCGTTCATACTCAAGTTCGCGTGACTCATGAGATTTCCCAAGCGATTCTCGAAACCATTAAAGAACGTCACATCGACTTGATCATCATGGGCTGGAACGGTGAAACCTCGACACCCGGACGCATTTTTGGCAATGTCGTCGATACGATGATTCGTCAAGCCAGTTGCGATGTCGTCCTCGTGAAATTTGGCGAGGGAACGACCCTCGATCGCTGGCTCATTCCCACCGCAGGCGGTCCCAATTCTCGCCAAGCAATTCAACTGATGCCTGCGATCGCACAATTATCGAATCACCCAGAAATCTGCTTGTGCCAAATCCACCAACCGCAGCGGGACTTACCTGATCCGAATTCGCTCAATCAAGCCATGAAGTATTTGAGTGAAAAGATTGCTTGTCCGGTCGAACTGATGCCCGTTTGCGCGGATTCTGTTTCTGGTGCGGTCATCGATCTCGCTCAAAAAGATCAGTGTGATGTGATTGTGTTAGGGGCGACTCGTGAGGGATTTTTGCAGCAAGCGATTCAAGGCAATATTCCTGAAGCGATCGCTCGCCGCTGTGATTGCACCGTTGTCTTAGTTCGGGGCGCAATTTCGTAACAGTACAAATAAATTAAAAATTTCTGCAATTCCCTCAATTTTTAGCGAATCTTGATAATTTGATGTGGCTTGGAATACATTTTACGATCGCCCGAATTCGTGATAATCCGAGCATCAAACACTTGTTTGCCTCGCTCCCACACCTCACCGTTTTGTTTTAATCACTGCAAAATATGACACAGTATTGGCTTTCTCGACTGCTCCGACAAGCTGGATTTGCAATTGCACTAGGCTCGATCGTGGGAGCTTGCGGAACCGGAAACACCCCAAACCAAACCGCATCTTCTCCAGGAGCAACAGGCGGCAGCGGCGATTTCGTTGTGGGAATGATCTTAGTCGGACCCCGAAACGACGCAGGCTGGAACCAAGCACACTTTGAAGGCATCGAAACCGCAGTCAAAAACGTACCTGGAAGTAAATTAGAATTCGTCGATAAAGTGAACCCTGCTGATCGCCCAAACGTCAAAGGGTCTCAAGTTGCCGATGATCTGATCGCAAAAGGCGCGAAGCTCGTTATTTTCAACTCTGACGACTTTAAAGACGATGCCCTCGAAACTGCGAAAAAGCATCCGTCCGTCAAAGTAATCCACGCTTCCGGTGACTATGCCTGGAAAGAAGGACAGAACTTTAAGAGCCAACCTAACCTGACTAACATCATGGGACGGATGGAGTTCGGCAAAATGATCGCAGGTTGCTCGGCGGCATTAGGCAGTCAAACCGGAAAAATCGGCTATCTTGGACCGCTGATCAATGACGAAACGCGGCGTTACAGTTCTGCTGCATTCCTGGGTGCGAAATATTGCTGGGAGAACTATCGTAAACGCCCTGCTGCTGACTTGAACTTCAAAGTCACCTGGATCGGTTTCTGGTTCAACATTCCAGGCAAAACGCTCGATCCGACAAAGGTTGCAGATGACTACTACAACGGCGGCTTTGATGTAGTCATGAGCGGAATTGATACCCCTGAAGCAGCCGTTCAAGGGAAAAAAGCAGCCGACGCGGGTAAGCCTGTGAAATTCGTTCACTATGATTTGGAAACGGGATGTACGCTTGCACCTAACATCTGTTTAGGTGTGCCGTTCTACCGTTGGTCACTGCCCTACACAGATTCAGTTCAGAAAGCCAGATCGGGCAACTATCCGAGCGAATTTGTCTGGTCTGGTGTAGATTTCCAAAATCTGACTTCACCGCAGAAAGGCATGATCGGCTTCAATTCAGGACAAGCATTGGGCGAGAACAAGAAGTTTCTCGATGAGTTTGTCAAGGGAATGGCAGACGGCAGCATCAATCTCTACAAAGGTCCGATCAAATTCCAAGATGGAACCGATTTTGTCAAAGCGGGAGCAACCGCAACCGATCAGCAAATTTGGTATATGCCGCAGTTATTAGCGGGAATGGAAGGTCCAAGTAAATAGAATGAAAAGTGGTTCGTAGTCGATACGAACCACTTTTTCTTATTGCTATGTGAAAGAAAGTATGCGAATCGAACTTCAAGGGATTACAAAACGCTTTGGACAAGTTCTCGCGAATGACGATATTTCAATGATCGTCGAAGCGGGCAGTATCCACGGATTGTTGGGCGAAAACGGTGCGGGAAAAAGCACGATCGTGAAAGTTCTCAGCGGCTTTATCAGTCGAGATTCCGGTAAGGTTCTCTTCGACGGAAAACCCGCAAACGTGAAAACTCCAGCCGATGCAATGCGATCGGGTGTCGGGATGTTGCACCAAGACCCGCTCGATTTTCCGCCGTTAACTGTGCTCGATAATTTTATGGTTGGTCGTGGCGAAGTCTTGTCTAAAGGGCTGTTCTCAGGCTTAAAGTTCGTGAATCCCGATCGCGCTCGTCAAGAGTTTCGTCGCTTAGCTCAATCGCTGAATTTTTCACTTAATCCGAACAGTCGAGTTTCTGATCTCACAGTCGGTGAGCGTCAACAGCTTGAAATCATTCGTTTACTGTCTCTCGGTGTTAAAACGCTGATTCTCGATGAGCCAACGACTGGAATTTCAGCAGATCAAAAAACCGCATTATTCAATGCAGCGAGACAGCTTGCTTCAGAAGGGAAATCTGTGATCTTCGTGTCGCACAAGTTAGAAGATGTCGAAGAATTGTGCGATCGCGTTACCGTGATGCGTTCTGGAAAAGTCGTCGGAAACGTCGATATTCCCTGTCCTGATTCAGTTTTAATTGATCTGATATTCGGCAAAGAACTTGCTCCACCAATGAAGCCTGTCACCCGACAACCGGAACCGATGTTGCAGTTAAACAATGTGGTCGTGAAAGACGATCGCTTAACTTTAGATCTGGGCGATTTCACAGCATACAAAGGCGAAGTAATCGGGCTTGCAGGACTTGAAGGCAGTGGACAGCAACTTTTATTACTTCTCTGTGCCGGACTGCTCAAACCTCTATCGGGAACAGTAACGATCGCTCAATCCGATATGACTCAGAAGCCATATTCGGACTATCTCAAAGCTGGAATTGGCTACTCTCCAGCCGATCGCTTAAGAGATGGTCTAATCCGAGGACTCACAATTCACGAGCATTTCATCCTCAGAAATCCATCGCAAAAGCTAATGGTTGATTGGAAGGGAAGCCACCAGAAAACCGTGGAAGCGATCGCAACTTTTAACATTCGAGGCAAATCCAATTCACAAGTCGAGCGGCTCTCTGGCGGCAACCAACAACGCACGCAGTTAGCACTATTACCTGTACCGCTGAATTTATTGTTAATGGAACATC contains:
- a CDS encoding pyridoxine 5'-phosphate synthase, producing the protein MPTLGVNIDHIATIRQARRTVEPDPVAAAVLAELAGADGITVHLREDRRHIQDHDVQLLRQTVRTHLNLEMAATDEMVSIALDIKPDYVTLVPEKREEVTTEGGLEIAGQLQRMTEVVGTLQSAGIPVSLFIDADFEQIEASAATGAKFIELHTGQYAGSYSEEGQAKELEILAQGCEIAIAAGLRINAGHGLTYWNVQPIARLPGMEELNIGHTIISRAVLVGLERAVREMKQAIRGEL
- a CDS encoding cytochrome b N-terminal domain-containing protein, which produces MLNPAFILRRLSTVLAVSILTLTLVAATSGILIAFYYIPTAGGAYDSLQQIDTEVPYGWLVHTLHNLSGNFVIVLGLVQIVVMFLGERFRRSWLTAWISGIFFTLSAIGLSWTAMILNWNQLGFWRLKIELGTIEAIPFIGATLRDIITGGSVGTLTVAHLYTLHSYVVSLAALGLSIVHLGALLFQEKEMQAEKVATPVVKPVPQPEIEQQPALATDSEVQSPI
- a CDS encoding chloride channel protein, which encodes MRLSRFKLSAVSPKQLAVFEACLIGFVSGLAAVALKQGVGWLGQWRLQTATIYPAWIVLPAIGILAGLLAGWIIEQFAPEAAGSGIPQVKAALGGVSSALNVRVAIAKLVTTLLALGSGLNLGRQGPTVQIGAAIAAQLSDWVPTSPIHRRQLIAAGAAAGLAAGFNAPIAGVLFVVEELLQDVSGLTLGTAILASFVGAVVSRLLGGNGFNGTPYGIEVMTSFSVESIPIFLLVGVVSGLLGSLFVRGILFSLKVNSKILNWSLPFRIAFAGGLSGLAIAILPGALRDGASLQEVWITGEWGWRITAVIFITKFILTLVAFGSGAPGGLFAPSLILGSALGYLISFAAQSIENAGVPLGLDLSESLTTTAALTGMGAFFSAVTRGPITAIVIVFEMTTDFNIVLPLMIGSVTAYLVAESTFSGSIYKHLLEYRGIQLQSNPEMETRLSGLIAEDLMQRRVETLSSQISLDEAIQAFSRSHHRGFPVIDNGILVGIVTETDLSHITERCLDHTQPLSEIMTPRPVTVHPKDPLSQVLYLLNRYKISRLPVIDRRKLVGIITRADIIRAESDKLSNSTQIGPQPEPSYVVYQTRAPETGKGRVLVPIANPQTAGRLLQMAAAIAHDREYELECLQVIPIARHRNPAETAVSTTISRKLLKKAAHLGKQWDISVHTQVRVTHEISQAILETIKERHIDLIIMGWNGETSTPGRIFGNVVDTMIRQASCDVVLVKFGEGTTLDRWLIPTAGGPNSRQAIQLMPAIAQLSNHPEICLCQIHQPQRDLPDPNSLNQAMKYLSEKIACPVELMPVCADSVSGAVIDLAQKDQCDVIVLGATREGFLQQAIQGNIPEAIARRCDCTVVLVRGAIS
- a CDS encoding BMP family protein; the encoded protein is MTQYWLSRLLRQAGFAIALGSIVGACGTGNTPNQTASSPGATGGSGDFVVGMILVGPRNDAGWNQAHFEGIETAVKNVPGSKLEFVDKVNPADRPNVKGSQVADDLIAKGAKLVIFNSDDFKDDALETAKKHPSVKVIHASGDYAWKEGQNFKSQPNLTNIMGRMEFGKMIAGCSAALGSQTGKIGYLGPLINDETRRYSSAAFLGAKYCWENYRKRPAADLNFKVTWIGFWFNIPGKTLDPTKVADDYYNGGFDVVMSGIDTPEAAVQGKKAADAGKPVKFVHYDLETGCTLAPNICLGVPFYRWSLPYTDSVQKARSGNYPSEFVWSGVDFQNLTSPQKGMIGFNSGQALGENKKFLDEFVKGMADGSINLYKGPIKFQDGTDFVKAGATATDQQIWYMPQLLAGMEGPSK
- a CDS encoding ABC transporter ATP-binding protein; amino-acid sequence: MRIELQGITKRFGQVLANDDISMIVEAGSIHGLLGENGAGKSTIVKVLSGFISRDSGKVLFDGKPANVKTPADAMRSGVGMLHQDPLDFPPLTVLDNFMVGRGEVLSKGLFSGLKFVNPDRARQEFRRLAQSLNFSLNPNSRVSDLTVGERQQLEIIRLLSLGVKTLILDEPTTGISADQKTALFNAARQLASEGKSVIFVSHKLEDVEELCDRVTVMRSGKVVGNVDIPCPDSVLIDLIFGKELAPPMKPVTRQPEPMLQLNNVVVKDDRLTLDLGDFTAYKGEVIGLAGLEGSGQQLLLLLCAGLLKPLSGTVTIAQSDMTQKPYSDYLKAGIGYSPADRLRDGLIRGLTIHEHFILRNPSQKLMVDWKGSHQKTVEAIATFNIRGKSNSQVERLSGGNQQRTQLALLPVPLNLLLMEHPTRGLDIESTLWVWQQLIARCQTGTTILFMSSDLDEIMQYSDRVLVFSGGQVSAPIEAAKLTVEKLGQMIGGRFVEAEPASI